One window from the genome of Sebastes umbrosus isolate fSebUmb1 chromosome 12, fSebUmb1.pri, whole genome shotgun sequence encodes:
- the rpap2 gene encoding putative RNA polymerase II subunit B1 CTD phosphatase rpap2: MATEERSRSGVSGKTSKKDGKGVKEPTAEEEARRREVVMEKLREKLDLEQIALKVVERLLEDSVAEDFLVDCARFIVPANYKDTVEERFIAKLCGYPICSKKLGKIPTQKFKISTKTNKVYDITERKCYCSNFCYKASKEFELQISNTPLWLRQHESPPEIRLMKKGDGGSSGEEVRLLERRLQEDDIENPEDPHSSQQGSAAAGLGHSESSDTEQEQDFISSVVSQRQGPRVHWGDLPKRTDGDTKGDRGKMERRKKQRRDGGEKEAEGRQSRGAESEGKMREDENQQESLPCETEVGTDAEKRLHSFNTDKPNGEQAPEEKGLPCESSLEEVTAKLNLYNLSDTVTDSAPPPVDSTATQAEHTHLLTSPPCEDSNSSTESKLSSTSINTNQDGHDAASTSQPGLNITEVGMSKRGAAGLRDLLKNHTAVAKPDSFRLNLLECLRRTLKDWSTDETLKFLYGVDHSLSSPFTDVKEEKEVEELDEDDFEDEVTDEDAEGVDAGVQKQPSAAAPDYQTLQQETQQLDLRIREFYKGTWILPEEVEEPQGNKVTVQDQSTKDSALPLVDSHAQHLIQKRITVEKLTSCLRNIVGPLRLTMSDVSTDLNNLVKTFRFTNTNIIHKTPEWTLLAVVLLHLLSAVSPVVREALETPASAEYLNSLMEELGLQELDLLNLVRLFKTPAP, from the exons aTGGCGACGGAGGAGAGAAGTCGGAGCGGAGTCTCCggtaaaacatctaaaaaag ATGGGAAAGGAGTCAAAGAACCGACCGCTGAGGAAGAAGCAAGAAG GAGGGAGGTAGTGATGGAGAAGTTAAGGGAGAAGTTGGACCTGGAGCAGATAGCCCTGAAGGTGGTGGAGCGTCTCCTGGAGGACAGTGTGGCTGAAGACTTCCTGGTTGACTGT GCGAGGTTCATCGTTCCTGCTAATTACAAAGATACTGTGGAGGAGAGATTCATTGCTAAACTGTGTGGTTATCCCATATGTTCAAAAAAACTGGGCAAG ATCCCAACTCAAAAGTTTAAAATTTCTACTAAAACCAACAAGGTGTACGACATCACGGAGCGCAAG TGTTATTGTAGTAACTTCTGCTACAAAGCTTCCAAAGAGTTTGAGCTACAAATCTCGAATACACCTCTTTGGCTCAGGCAGCATGAGAG TCCTCCAGAAATTAGATTAATGAAGAAAGGAGATGG CGGGAGTTCTGGCGAGGAGGTGAGGCTGTTGGAGAGGCGTCTCCAAGAGGACGACATCGAGAACCCGGAGGACCCTCACAGCTCTCAGCAGGGTTCTGCTGCAGCCGGCCTCGGCCACAGTGAAAGCAGCGACACTGAACAGGAGCAGGACTTCATCTCCAGCGTGGTTTCCCAGCGGCAGGGACCCAGGGTGCACTGGGGCGACCTGCCTAAACGCACAGATGGAGACACGAAAGGCGATCGAGGGAAGATGGAGAGGCGAAAGaaacagaggagagatggaggtgaAAAGGAGGCTGAGGGTCGTCAAAGTCGGGGCGCAGAGAGCGAGGGGAAAATGAGAGAAGATGAGAATCAACAGGAGTCACTTCCTTGTGAAACAGAAGTTGGAACTGACGCTGAAAAGAGGCTGCACTCATTCAACACAGACAAACCTAACGGAGAGCAGGCGCCAGAGGAGAAAGGCCTGCCATGCGAATCCAGCCTGGAAGAGGTTACAGCTAAGCTGAATTTGTACAATTTATCTGACACAGTCACTGACTCTGCTCCGCCGCCTGTTGACTCAACAGCCACACAAGCAGAACACACACATCTACTCACTTCTCCACCATGTGAAGACTCAAACAGCTCGACAGAAAGCAAACTCTCTTCAACCTCGATCAACACGAATCAGGACGGCCACGACGCGGCATCGACTAGCCAGCCGGGCCTCAACATCACCGAGGTGGGTATGAGCAAGAGAGGGGCAGCGGGGCTACGAGATCTACTCAAGAACCACACTGCTGTAGCAAAACCTGACTCCTTTCGGCTGAATCTCCTCGAGTGCCTGAGAAGAACGTTGAAGGACTGGAGCACCGACGAGACCCTGAAGTTCCTGTACGGCGTCGACCATTCACTCAGCTCGCCTTTCACTGAtgttaaagaagaaaaagaggtggAGGAGCTGGATGAAGACGACTTTGAGGATGAGGTGACCGATGAGGATGCAGAAGGGGTCGATGCCGGGGTGCAGAAGCAACCGTCTGCCGCAGCTCCAGACTACCAGACGCTGCAGCAGGAGACCCAGCAGCTGGACCTGAGAATCAGGGAGTTTTATAAGGGGACCTGGATTCTACctgaggaggtagaggagccACAGGGAAACAAG GTGACAGTCCAGGACCAGAGCACAAAGGACTCAGCTCTGCCGCTCGTTGACTCTCACGCTCAGCACCTCATCCAGAAACGAATTACAGTGGAGAAGCTCaccagctg CCTCAGAAACATCGTCGGTCCTCTGCGTCTCACCATGAGTGACGTCTCCACTGACCTGAACAACCTGGTCAAGACATTCAG GTTCACCAACACAAACATCATCCACAAAACTCCAGAGTGGACCCTCTTAGCCGTCGTGCTTCTCCATCT
- the glmna gene encoding glomulin, FKBP associated protein a codes for MALEQLSDVVQRCQALPDDGYTTEDHDVFTISGRTCIEEGNSAQVLSIVLDEKNQDIVRCMGWNLLPPLIQVLLKKENEKFSQCLAIFNHLLQTCRPKELLIGLLEQLEQDDPDTIAESLHLLLNPLQKVLLCLGVRKASSLGMTLSSVLDQVAKLPLPYTKEQEEDDVFSLCRCCADLMDFVKPFVHEARQNLLNSEAQNENKMAGDQGRVKEDELRTELLKFCMKTLSHPLLEVQLKDPDTLAVSPLRTFATEILNTLGAVGESVPSLVFQPLLKRKQVPGFLEEEVRYPKESLASLAHLVFVHHLAADTFPSVFSPVFSLRCNMEHICLLLSRTEESRIQKGLELYEKSLVRVEDGGLSADLLEIKAFLTVPQNLVKVMTMCPSHDLRTRGLKVLQLSIDKFDTEAKYNFFKYMLQTSKHSGVEGYVIKNIKNQIDIALQPGNSNIWFEGAHLLPLLRKVLSLPDGPETDLLNYLDRIMESLNLLRYLIIRDKVTQNQTGIWTELYKIEDTFLKPLRVGVNMSRAHYERELHDTMETKKGKAKEASVVSVSVGDEKLLGMTSESQIQALHSALHTFDMIESVLVRIEELTEVKESL; via the exons ATGGCTCTGGAGCAGCTCAGTGATGTGGTCCAGAGATGT CAAGCCCTCCCTGATGACGGCTACACCACCGAGGACCACGACGTGTTCACGATTTCTGGGCGGACCTGCATCGAGGAGGGAAACAGTGCACAGGTCCTCAGTATTGTCCTGGATGAAAAGAATCAG GACATAGTGAGATGTATGGGCTGGAATCTGCTGCCTCCACTGATCCAGGTTCTGCTGAAGAAAGAAAACGAGAAGTTCTCTCAATGCCTCGCCATTTTCAACCACCTGCTACAG ACCTGCAGACCCAAAGAGCTGCTGATCGGCCTGTTGGAGCAGCTGGAGCAGGATGACCCCGATACCATCGCAGAGAGCCTCCATCTGCTGTTGAACCCTCTACAGAAAG TGTTGCTGTGTCTGGGCGTCCGTAAGGCGTCGTCACTCGGCATGACCCTGTCCTCCGTGCTGGACCAGGTGGCCAAACTGCCTCTACCTTACACCAAGGAGCAAGAGGAGGACGACGTCTTCTCGCTTTGTCGCTGCTGCGCTGATCTGATGGACTTTGTCAAGCCTTTTGTCCACGAGGCCAGGCAAAACCTCCTGAACAGTGAGGCGCAAAATGAGAACAAGATGGCGGGTGACCAGGGCAGGGTGAAAGAGGACGAGCTGCGGACAGAACTGCTGAAGTT CTGTATGAAGACACTGAGTCACCCTCTGTTGGAGGTGCAACTCAAGGATCCAGACACTCTGGCCGTGTCTCCCCTCAGGACTTTTGCCACAGAGATTTTG AACACCCTCGGTGCTGTCGGAGAGTCCGTCCCCAGTCTTGTGTTCCAGCCTCTGTTGAAGAGAAAACAGGTTCCCGGTtttctggaggaggaggtgcgtTACCCTAAAGAGTCTTTGGCCAGCCTGGCTCACCTGGTGTTTGTCCATCACCTGGCCGCTGATACTTTCCCCAGTGTTTTCAG tccCGTGTTCAGTCTCCGGTGTAACATGGAGCACATTTGCCTCCTCTTGTCCAG AACTGAGGAGTCCAGGATTCAGAAAGGACTG GAGCTGTATGAGAAGAGTCTGGTGCGCGTGGAGGACGGCGGTCTGTCGGCAGATCTGCTGGAGATCAAAGCCTTCCTCACAGTCCCTCAG AACTTGGTGAAGGTCATGACGATGTGTCCGAGCCATGATTTG AGAACCAGAGGTCTGAAGGTGTTGCAGCTGAGCATCGACAAGTTTGACACTGAAGCCAAGTACAACTTTTTCAA ATACATGCTGCAAACCAGCAAGCACTCAGGAGTCGAAGGCTACGTCATCAAAAACATCAAGAATCAGATCGACATTGCCCTGCAG CCAGGTAACAGTAACATCTGGTTCGAGGGAGCTCACCTGCTGCCTTTGCTGCGTAAAGTTCTCAGTCTGCCAGACGGCCCAGAGACCGACCTCCTGAACTACCTGGACAG AATCATGGAGTCTCTGAACCTGCTGCGGTACCTCATCATCAGAGACAAAGTGACGCAGAACCAG ACAGGGATCTGGACAGAGCTGTATAAAATAGAAGATACGTTCCTGAAGCCGCTGCGTGTTGGAGTGAACATGTCGAGAGCTCACTACGAGAGGGAGCTCCACGACACCATGGAGACCAAGAAGGGCAAGGCCAAAG AAGCGTCTGTGGTTTCTGTGTCCGTCGGCGACGAGAAGCTGCTCGGCATGACATCAGAGTCACAGATTCAG GCTCTGCACTCGGCGCTGCACACGTTCGACATGATCGAGAGTGTGTTGGTGCGAATAGAGGAACTCACCGAGGTGAAAGAAAGTCTTTAG